In the Dioscorea cayenensis subsp. rotundata cultivar TDr96_F1 chromosome 12, TDr96_F1_v2_PseudoChromosome.rev07_lg8_w22 25.fasta, whole genome shotgun sequence genome, one interval contains:
- the LOC120273845 gene encoding PHD finger protein ALFIN-LIKE 1-like, translating to MEMSSVSSTPRTVEEIYKDYSGRRSAIVRALTHDVDEFYSLCDPDKENLCLYGHPNESWEVTLPAEEVPPELPEPALGINFSRDGMQRRDWLSLVAVHSDSWLLSVAFYQGARLNRNERKRLFSMINDLPTVFEMVTDRKHQKDKGMDSGSKSKLSAKRSSDGQIKSHSKPVDDDFGEDDDEHSETLCGTCGGNYNADEFWIGCDVCERWFHGKCVKITPAKAESIKQYKCPNCSSKRGRP from the exons ATGGAGATGAGCTCGGTCTCGTCCACTCCTCGCACCGTGGAAGAGATCTACAAGGACTACAGTGGCCGCAGGAGTGCCATCGTCCGTGCCCTCACTCATG ATGTAGACGAGTTCTACTCCCTCTGTGATCCAG ATAAGGAGAACCTCTGCCTTTACGGGCATCCGAATGAGTCCTGGGAGGTCACGTTGCCGGCTGAGGAGGTGCCTCCGGAGCTGCCGGAGCCGGCACTCGGGATCAATTTCTCCAGAGACGGGATGCAACGCAGGGATTGGCTCTCGCTTGTTGCTGTCCATAGTGATTCGTGGCTTCTTTCTGTTGCTTTCTATCAGGGAGCTCGCCTCAACCGCAATGAGAG GAAACGACTGTTTAGCATGATCAATGATCTGCCTACAGTATTTGAAATGGTGACTGATAGGAAGCATCAAAAAGACAAGGGTATGGACAGCGGAAGTAAATCCAAGCTGTCAGCGAAG CGCTCAAGTGACGGACAAATAAAGAGCCATTCAAAGCCAGTTGATGATGATTTCGGTGAAGATGACGATGAACACAGTGAAACACTTTGCGGAACTTGTGGTGGCAACTATAATGCAGATGAATTCTGGATTGGGTGTGATGTGTGTGAACGGTGGTTCCATGGGAAGTGTGTGAAGATAACACCTGCAAAAGCCGAGAGCATAAAGCAATACAAATGCCCTAATTGCAGCTCGAAAAGAGGAAGACCGTAG
- the LOC120273696 gene encoding carboxy-terminal domain RNA polymerase II polypeptide A small phosphatase 1-like isoform X1: MAELSGADVEKRTAAAQAWKALLGWVGFLVGVLIQIVRVSPSWARAISPVGFRHLLTGSSSESEPAFMALPVDAPTDTPPPLSPSAAVPIGKLTVVLDLDETLVCAYETSSLHPLICSQAINSGLKCFEMECVSGEKDVEGKQKVNHVTVFERPGLQEFLQQTSEFADLILFTAGLEGYASPLVDRIDLNNRFTLRLYRPATVSTKYREHVKDLSCLSKDLCRTVLVDNNPFSFLLQPLNGIPCIPFSAGRHDDDELMRDLLPLLKQLSLQKDVRPFLYEKFRMPEWFQKHGIPSLD; this comes from the exons ATGGCGGAGCTCTCGGGCGCCGACGTCGAGAAGAGGACGGCGGCGGCGCAGGCCTGGAAAGCGCTGCTCGGATGGGTGGGCTTCCTCGTCGGCGTCTTGATCCAGATCGTGAGAGTCTCCCCTTCCTGGGCTCGTGCAATCTCCCCCGTCGGATTTCGCCATCTGTTGACTGGTTCTTCTTCTGAGTCTGAGCCGGCGTTCATGGCCCTCCCCGTTGACGCCCCTACTGATACTCCGCCGCCGCTTTCACCGTCTGCTGCTGTGCCCATCGGGAAGCTCACG GTAGTGCTCGACTTGGACGAGACTTTGGTATGTGCATATGAAACATCTAGCCTTCATCCCCTTATCTGCTCCCAGGCAATAAATTCAGGGCTTAAGTGTTTTGAGATGGAATGTGTATCTGGAGAAAAG GATGTTGAAGGAAAGCAAAAGGTGAATCATGTGACAGTTTTCGAGCGACCTGGTTTGCAAGAGTTCTTACAACAGACCAGTGAATTTGCAGATCTTATTCTTTTTACTGCTGGTCTTGAAG gTTATGCTAGTCCTCTAGTTGACAGAATAGATTTAAATAACAGATTCACTCTTCGTCTTTATCGGCCTGCCACAGTCAGCAC GAAATACAGGGAACATGTGAAAGATTTGTCATGTCTATCAAAAGACCTATGCCGGACTGTACTCGTAGATAATAATCCATTCAGTTTCTTGCTTCAACCATTGAATGGAATACCTTGTATCCCATTTTCTGCTGGAagacatgatgatgatgag CTCATGAGAGACCTTCTTCCACTTCTAAAGCAGCTTTCCCTCCAGAAGGATGTCAGACCTTTTCTATATGAAAAATTTCGCATGCCAGAGTGGTTTCAAAAGCATGGGATTCCTTCCCTTGATTGA
- the LOC120273696 gene encoding CTD small phosphatase-like protein isoform X2 gives MAELSGADVEKRTAAAQAWKALLGWVGFLVGVLIQIVRVSPSWARAISPVGFRHLLTGSSSESEPAFMALPVDAPTDTPPPLSPSAAVPIGKLTVVLDLDETLVCAYETSSLHPLICSQAINSGLKCFEMECVSGEKDVEGKQKVNHVTVFERPGLQEFLQQTSEFADLILFTAGLEGYASPLVDRIDLNNRFTLRLYRPATVSTKYREHVKDLSCLSKDLCRTVLVDNNPFSFLLQPLNGIPCIPFSAGRHDDDEVLQMFTSIIHGIKSHERPSSTSKAAFPPEGCQTFSI, from the exons ATGGCGGAGCTCTCGGGCGCCGACGTCGAGAAGAGGACGGCGGCGGCGCAGGCCTGGAAAGCGCTGCTCGGATGGGTGGGCTTCCTCGTCGGCGTCTTGATCCAGATCGTGAGAGTCTCCCCTTCCTGGGCTCGTGCAATCTCCCCCGTCGGATTTCGCCATCTGTTGACTGGTTCTTCTTCTGAGTCTGAGCCGGCGTTCATGGCCCTCCCCGTTGACGCCCCTACTGATACTCCGCCGCCGCTTTCACCGTCTGCTGCTGTGCCCATCGGGAAGCTCACG GTAGTGCTCGACTTGGACGAGACTTTGGTATGTGCATATGAAACATCTAGCCTTCATCCCCTTATCTGCTCCCAGGCAATAAATTCAGGGCTTAAGTGTTTTGAGATGGAATGTGTATCTGGAGAAAAG GATGTTGAAGGAAAGCAAAAGGTGAATCATGTGACAGTTTTCGAGCGACCTGGTTTGCAAGAGTTCTTACAACAGACCAGTGAATTTGCAGATCTTATTCTTTTTACTGCTGGTCTTGAAG gTTATGCTAGTCCTCTAGTTGACAGAATAGATTTAAATAACAGATTCACTCTTCGTCTTTATCGGCCTGCCACAGTCAGCAC GAAATACAGGGAACATGTGAAAGATTTGTCATGTCTATCAAAAGACCTATGCCGGACTGTACTCGTAGATAATAATCCATTCAGTTTCTTGCTTCAACCATTGAATGGAATACCTTGTATCCCATTTTCTGCTGGAagacatgatgatgatgaggtacTCCAAATGTTTACATCAATCATTCATGGAATCAAAT CTCATGAGAGACCTTCTTCCACTTCTAAAGCAGCTTTCCCTCCAGAAGGATGTCAGACCTTTTCTATATGA